A section of the Etheostoma cragini isolate CJK2018 chromosome 12, CSU_Ecrag_1.0, whole genome shotgun sequence genome encodes:
- the LOC117953923 gene encoding discs large homolog 1-like protein, with protein MMNSSISSGSGSLRTSQKRSLYVRALFDYDKTRDSGLPSQGLNFKFGDILHVVNASDDEWWQARQLTPQGEGEEVGVIPSKRRVEKKERARLKTVKFNAKSRDRGVSVSTAAHAVSF; from the exons ATGATGAACAGCAGCATCAGTTCAGGATCCGGGTCTCTGCGGACGAGTCAGAAGAGGTCGCTGTATGTCAG agCTCTGTTTGACTACGATAAGACCAGAGACTCGGGTCTTCCCAGTCAGGGACTCAACTTCAAGTTCGGGGACATCCTCCACGTGGTGAACGCCTCGGACGACGAGTGGTGGCAGGCCAGACAGCTGACCCCccagggggagggggaggaggtgggggtgATCCCCAGCAAGAGAcg GGTGGAGAAGAAGGAGAGGGCGAGATTAAAGACGGTCAAGTTCAACGCAAAGTCTCGAGACCGAGGGGTGAGTGTTTCAACTGCAGCACACGCCGTTTCTTTCTAG
- the LOC117953912 gene encoding discs large homolog 1-like protein, which produces MLCVCVVCLRVNDVILRVNEADVRDVTHSRAVEALKEAGSLVRLYVRRRKPVSEKVMELKLVKGPKGLGFSIAGGVGNQHIPGDNSIYVTKIIEGGAAHKDGRLQIGDKLLAVNHACLEEVSHEHAVTALKNTPDVVYLKVAKPNSVFMNDSFAPPDLTNCE; this is translated from the exons atgttgtgtgtctgtgttgtgtgtctcaGGGTCAACGATGTGATCCTGAGGGTTAACGAGGCGGACGTCCGGGACGTGACCCACAGCCGAGCCGTGGAGGCCCTGAAGGAGGCGGGCTCGCTGGTCCGGCTCTACGTCCGCCGCAGGAAACCCGTCTCAGAGAAAGTGATGGAGCTCAAACTGGTGAAGGGACCCAAAG GTCTTGGCTTCAGTATAGCGGGCGGAGTTGGGAACCAGCACATCCCGGGGGACAACAGCATCTACGTCACCAAGATCATCGAGGGAGGAGCTGCTCATAAAGACGGACGGCTGCAGATCGGAGACAAACTGCTGGCT GTGAACCACGCCTGTCTGGAGGAGGTGAGCCACGAACACGCCGTCACTGCCTTGAAGAACACCCCCGACGTGGTCTACCTGAAAGTGGCTAAACCCAACAGTGTCTTCATGAACGACAGCTTCGCCCCCCCCGACCTCACCAACTGTGAGTGA